The following proteins come from a genomic window of Microtus ochrogaster isolate Prairie Vole_2 unplaced genomic scaffold, MicOch1.0 UNK1, whole genome shotgun sequence:
- the Snrpg gene encoding small nuclear ribonucleoprotein G, producing MSKAHPPELKKFMDKKLSLKLNGGRHVQGILRGFDPFMNLVIDECVEMATSGQQNNIGMVVIRGNSIIMLEALERV from the exons ATGAGCAAGGCCCACCCTCCCGAACTGAAGAA ATTTATGGACAAGAAGTTATCAT TGAAGTTAAATGGTGGCAGACATGTACAAGGCATACTTCGGGGCTTTGATCCCTTTATGAATCTTGTCATTGATGAGTGTGTGGAGATGGCAACTAGTGGGCAACAGAATAACATCGGCATGGTG GTCATACGAGGAAACAGCATCATCATGTTAGAAGCCTTGGAAAGAGTCTAA
- the Pcyox1 gene encoding prenylcysteine oxidase 1, with protein sequence MRFRGRQRAFVKKSKLCLQERREGRRRAEVGLKLRLGRVLPGTQWTLGIQWPWVRNTRVSQGSKGSERFGWAWRCVLGRGLGGASSRRLIELQVCRPTRGQSAAAETVGREAMALVGLLLGLGLLLCELGSLASAEPRAPPDRIAIVGAGIGGTSSAYYLRKKFGKDVKIDVFERGEVGGRLATLKVQGHDYEAGGSVIHPLNLHMKRFVKDLGLSSVPVSGGLMGVYDGKSLVFEESSWFIINMIKLVWRYGFQSLRMHMWVEDLLDKFMRIYRYQSHDYAFSSVEKLMFAIGGDDYVRLLNQTLRGNLQKAGFSETFLNEMVAPIMRVNFGQSTDLNAFVGAVSMTAADSNLWAVEGGNKVVCSGLLQASNSNLISGSVVSIEEKTRTKQTGSPTKMYEVVYKTGSETHSGFYDIVLVATPLNQKMSDITFRNFDPPIEEFNDPYQHLVTTFIKGELNSTLFSSRPKDQFGLSTVLVTDDSDMFINSLSIVASVRDKEGPAPAVDGMRVWKTFSRDVLTKEQISKLFLSYDYAARKQWLPYPHYAPPQKCPSIILHDRLYYLNGIEFAASCMEMSAIAGYNAALLAYHRWNGNEDMIDQDDLYEKLKTEL encoded by the exons ATGCGATTTAGAGGACGGCAGAGGGCGTTTGTGAAGAAGAGTAAGCTCTGTCTtcaagaaaggagggaaggaaggaggagagctgAGGTGGGCCTCAAACTACGCCTTGGACGTGTGCTTCCGGGGACACAATGGACTTTGGGGATACAGTGGCCTTGGGTCAGGAACACTAGGGTGAGCCAGGGGAGCAAAGGCTCCGAGCGCTTTGGGTGGGCGTGGCGATGTGTCCTGGGGCGGGGCCTAGGCGGGGCGAGTTCGCGCAGACTCATAGAGCTCCAGGTCTGCAGGCCAACCCGCGGTCAGTCTGCGGCTGCGGAGACCGTGGGGCGTGAGGCCATGGCGCTGGTGGGCTTGCTGCTCGGACTGGGGCTGCTGCTGTGTGAACTGGGCAGCCTGGCGAGCGCCGAGCCCCGGGCCCCGCCGGACAGGATCG cAATCGTCGGCGCTGGAATTGGTGGCACTTCCTCAGCCTATTATCTTCGGAAGAAATTTGGGAAGGACGTGAAGATTGATGTATTTGAAAGAGGAGAAGTCGGGGGCCGTTTGGCCACTTTGAAGGTGCAGGGTCATGACTACGAGGCAGGGGGGTCCGTCATCCACCCTCTGAATCTGCACATGAAGCGCTTCGTCAAAGATCTGG GCCTCTCCAGTGTTCCGGTTTCTGGTGGCCTGATGGGGGTATACGATGGAAAGTCTCTGGTGTTTGAGGAGAGCAGCTGGTTCATAATCAACATGATTAAGCTTGTGTGGCGCTATGGATTCCAGTCCCTGAGAATGCACATGTGGGTAGAAGACCTGCTGGACAAGTTCATGAG GATCTATCGTTATCAGTCCCATGACTACGCCTTCAGCAGTGTAGAAAAGTTAATGTTCGCCATTGGAGGGGATGACTACGTCCGACTGCTTAACCAAACTCTCCGTGGAAATCTGCAGAAAGCAGGCTTCTCTGAGACGTTCCTCAACGAGATGGTCGCTCCTATCATGCGAGTCAATTTTGGTCAAAGCACTGACCTCAATGCCTTTGTGG GGGCAGTGTCGATGACAGCGGCTGATTCCAACCTTTGGGCAGTAGAAGGTGGTAATAAAGTTGTTTGCTCAGGGCTCCTTCAAGCCTCCAACAGCAACCTCATAAGTGGCTCCGTAGTGTCCATAGAGGAGAAGACAAGGACCAAGCAGACAG GAAGTCCCACGAAGATGTATGAAGTGGTATATAAAACAGGATCTGAGACTCATTCTGGCTTCTATGACATTGTCCTTGTGGCTACTCCATTGAACCAGAAGATGTCCGACATAACTTTCCGCAATTTTGACCCACCCATCGAGGAATTCAATGACCCGTATCAGCACCTGGTGACAACTTTCATTAAAGGAGAACTCAATTCCACTCTCTTCAGCTCCAGACCCAAGGATCAGTTTGGCCTTTCCACGGTTCTTGTCACTGACGACTCGGATATGTTTATTAACAGCCTGTCCATTGTGGCCTCTGTAAGAGATAAGGAGGGTCCAGCCCCGGCAGTGGACGGCATGCGCGTGTGGAAGACCTTCTCTAGGGACGTTCTCACCAAAGAGCAGATCTCAAAGCTCTTCCTGTCCTATGATTACGCGGCGCGGAAGCAATGGCTGCCCTATCCTCACTATGCGCCCCCTCAGAAGTGTCCCTCCATCATCCTCCACGACCGGCTCTATTACCTCAACGGCATTGAGTTTGCTGCGAGCTGCATGGAGATGAGCGCCATTGCCGGCTACAATGCAGCTCTCCTTGCCTACCATCGCTGGAACGGCAACGAGGACATGATTGACCAGGATGACCTGTATGAGAAACTTAAGACGGAGCTGTAA